A window of the Tenebrio molitor chromosome 1, icTenMoli1.1, whole genome shotgun sequence genome harbors these coding sequences:
- the LOC138125672 gene encoding titin-like isoform X1: MAARSVFKFFTKTCSYTFNSAYSSTVTSASNEKSCKKQHRSCSQPPQKQPRNKRNHSLFQVRKISKSLENLRESRYKDEEEEVQYEVEEEARPSRRNNFPAATDLTVRDPAKEFKDKYAAEEKNEEGNPIYELADGSRNDGNYYDVLEYMKKMEQNKQKHLFVHLQPGNLKPYGSNDNLYCPASFKKGGKIVYPTMTTTAASQMDRKKKKFDDSQYKEYSSYQSEKEYPGYEDTKKVALHEKSSSKSVDVNKMNYSTSCNKTKKASTKAGVEAKGPKLSLSSSFSRRSSTALLKKKKKDKALVESVLEEKNLGGMDQFYQNISESASKRRSSECFLKTESSHDLLGGDRSYNTSTTLQHNNKSSKVICDDYVTVKLGQLQEECRRVKRCKPKKIHFGRLPKLSPPDCPCIEDIPLKEGKPLVRLKKRFEEKEAEKICAQELVCTTPRADANYKIKRKTLPVIQAHECPCEEREMTDFVIRRLPKKKIPEPPKVCIECVGKECCPPRADDNLKVDKKVLPKLEINNCPCVEEEPLRDVPLNRLKPKAVKEPERICKVAAKCDETIRADHGLQVKKKVLPIIKSDCACVEQPPPEDVPPLRRLKKIKYVEKPRPSCETVLCADAVRADKDLKVKQRKLPVFVPQNCPCIEEDIPDVFFQLKRLKPRNVPKEKVKVCVKETCGTRADDGMVVKPKQLPVIEPKECPCIPVELVDVPPLKKLVPKPVVEPPKVCKNLLECIIPRSDENLKVKRKMLPVMPPGSCPCVEPEPPIDTPPLKKLKKKPVTFKRICPVKEKECPPRADENLKVKVKKLPKLEIADCPCIEAEPPEDVKPLRRLKKVHICEPPRICPKLNDCEDIPRADEDDWLYWKRVEVKSAECEPVKTNKRSYSTTSRRHYSTCMSREYDLFKLKYDLATLPTTQLDEKSYNIIIDIKPSAPLILTQKPLEVSKCDSTEVGLKTVKRTKSAPVDCVTFVIYKSNTLGGTKSGMIREGSSDVSLVFNTMNRFISTCSTLYEYSERTKDKLKDHTTPPCECPVNDSHLQPKNPIIPEKEHFITPYPTDDVIDDTAKKSRMYFRTRKDERECTDQQEDVDCKEEEEKGLCEVVDEEVVQPQKKLSLWERIVNYFKARPGCPSPEEFKRMRLKEDAEKAASKAGLCLYDPKEMLRKNEKELPKVITAGSAKDECRK, from the exons ATGGCAGCACGCTCGGTTTTCAAATTCTTCACCAAGACG TGTTCCTACACATTCAACTCGGCATACTCATCTACTGTTACGTCCGCATCAAACGAAAAGAGTTGCAAGAAGCAGCACCGGTCTTGCTCGCAGCCCCCGCAGAAGCAGCcgcgaaacaaaagaaaccACAGCTTGTTCCAAGTCAGGAAGATCTCGAAGTCTTTGGAGAATTTGAGAG AAAGTCGCTACAAagatgaagaagaagaagtgCAGTACGAAGTGGAAGAAGAAGCGAGACCCAGCCGCCGGAACAACTTCCCCGCGGCGACGGATTTGACGGTGAGGGACCCCGCGAAAGAGTTCAAGGACAAGTACGCGGCTGAGGAGAAGAACGAGGAGGGCAACCCTATCTACGAGTTGGCCGACGGGTCGCGCAACGATGGGAACTACTACGACGTGTTGGAATACATGAAGAAGATGGAGCAGAACAAGCAGAAGCACCTGTTCGTCCATCTCCAACCAGGGAATCTGAAGCCGTACGGTTCCAACGACAACTTGTACTGCCCTGCGTCGTTCAAGAAGGGCGGCAAGATTGTCTACCCGACTATGACCACCACGGCTGCCAGCCAGATGGAcaggaagaagaagaaattcgACGACAGCCAGTACAAGGAGTACAGCAGTTACCAGTCGGAGAAAGAGTACCCGGGATACGAGGACACGAAGAAGGTGGCGTTGCACGAGAAGAGCTCGTCGAAAAGCGTCGACGTGAACAAGATGAACTACAGTACGAGTTGCAACAAGACGAAGAAAGCGTCGACCAAGGCGGGGGTCGAGGCCAAAGGACCCAAATTGTCTCTGAGCTCGAGCTTCTCCAGACGGTCGAGTACAGCGCTgctgaagaagaagaagaaagacAAGGCCCTGGTGGAGAGCGTGCTCGAAGAGAAGAATCTGGGAGGGATGGATCAGTTCTACCAGAACATCAGCGAGTCGGCATCGAAGAGAAGGAGCAGCGAGTGCTTTCTGAAAACTGAGTCGAGTCACGACTTGTTGGGCGGCGATCGAAGCTACAACACTTCGACCACGCTGCAACACAACAACAAATCTTCGAAGGTCATTTGCGACGACTACGTGACCGTGAAATTGGGACAGCTGCAGGAAGAGTGTCGCCGAGTGAAGAGATGCAAACCTAAGAAGATTCATTTCGGCAGGTTGCCCAAATTGTCTCCGCCTGATTGTCCCTGCATCGAAGACATCCCCCTGAAGGAGGGCAAGCCTTTGGTGCGTCTCAAGAAACGGTTCGAGGAGAAGGAAGCGGAGAAGATTTGCGCGCAGGAACTGGTGTGCACCACGCCGCGAGCCGACGCCAATTACAAAATCAAGAGGAAGACTCTTCCGGTGATCCAGGCGCACGAGTGTCCGTGCGAGGAGCGCGAGATGACCGATTTCGTGATTCGCAGGCTGCCCAAGAAGAAGATTCCGGAGCCGCCGAAGGTGTGCATCGAGTGCGTGGGCAAGGAGTGTTGTCCCCCGCGCGCCGACGACAACCTCAAGGTCGACAAGAAGGTGTTGCCGAAGCTCGAGATCAACAATTGTCCTTGCGTGGAAGAGGAGCCGTTGAGGGACGTGCCGCTCAACAGACTCAAGCCGAAAGCGGTGAAGGAACCGGAGAGGATTTGTAAGGTGGCAGCTAAGTGCGACGAGACGATAAGGGCCGACCACGGGCTTCAGGTGAAGAAGAAGGTCTTACCGATCATCAAGTCGGACTGCGCGTGCGTGGAGCAGCCGCCCCCGGAAGACGTGCCGCCGCTCCGCAGACTGAAGAAGATCAAGTACGTGGAGAAGCCGAGGCCGAGTTGCGAGACGGTGCTGTGCGCGGACGCGGTCCGAGCAGATAAGGACTTGAAAGTGAAGCAAAGGAAGCTTCCGGTTTTTGTGCCACAAAACTGTCCTTGCATCGAAGAGGACATCCCAGACGTGTTCTTTCAGCTGAAAAG GTTGAAGCCGAGGAATGTACCCAAGGAGAAGGTGAAGGTGTGCGTCAAGGAAACCTGCGGAACACGCGCCGATGACGGCATGGTCGTCAAACCGAAGCAGCTGCCCGTGATCGAGCCCAAGGAGTGTCCTTGCATCCCGGTCGAGCTGGTGGATGTTCCTCCTTTGAAGAAGCTGGTCCCCAAACCGGTGGTGGAACCGCCGAAAGTTTGCAAAAATCTGTTGGAGTGCATCATTCCaagatcggacgagaacctgAAAGTTAAGAGGAAAATGTTGCCGGTCATGCCTCCAGGTTCTTGTCCTTGCGTCGAACCGGAACCCCCCATAGACACACCTCCTTTGAAGAAACTCAAAAAGAAACCGGTCACGTTCAAGAGGATATGTCCCGTCAAGGAGAAAGAGTGTCCACCGAGGGCCGACGAGAACCTCAAGGTGAAAGTGAAGAAACTGCCAAAGCTGGAAATCGCAGATTGTCCTTGCATCGAGGCGGAACCACCGGAAGATGTGAAACCCTTGCGCAGACTGAAGAAAGTACACATTTGCGAACCACCGAGGATTTGTCCCAAGCTTAACGACTGCGAGGACATTCCTAGAGCCGACGAAGACGATTGGTTGTACTGGAAACGAGTAGAAGTGAAGAGTGCTGAGTGCGAGCCGGTCAAGACAAACAAGAGATCGTACAGTACCACATCTAGGAGGCATTACAGCACTTGCATGAGCAGAGAGTACGATCTGTTCAAGCTGAAGTACGATTTGGCCACTTTGCCCACGACGCAGCTCGACGAGAAGTCTTACAACATCATAATCGACATCAAGCCTTCGGCGCCGCTCATTCTGACCCAGAAACCCTTAGAAGTGAGCAAATGCGACAGCACGGAGGTCGGTTTGAAAACGGTGAAACGCACCAAGTCGGCGCCGGTCGACTGCGTCACCTTCGTCATCTACAAGAGCAACACGCTCGGCGGTACCAAGTCGGGAATGATCAGAGAAGGCTCGAGTGACGTTTCTTTAGTTTTCAACACCATGAACCGCTTCATCTCTACTTGCAGCACCCTGTACGAATACTCTGAACGCACCAAAGACAAACTGAAGGACCACACGACCCCCCCGTGCGAGTGCCCCGTCAACGACAGCCACCTCCAGCCCAAGAACCCCATAATTCCAGAAAAGGAACATTTCATAACGCCCTATCCCACCGACGACGTTATCGACGACACCGCGAAGAAGAGCAGGATGTACTTCAGGACGAGAAAGGACGAGAGGGAGTGCACGGACCAGCAGGAAGACGTCGACTGCAAGGAAGAAGAGGAGAAGGGACTGTGCGAAGTCGTCGACGAAGAAGTCGTCCAGCCCCAGAAGAAGCTCAGCTTGTGGGAGAGGATCGTCAACTATTTCAAAGCGAGACCTGGATGTCCCAGTCCCGAAGAGTTCAAGAGGATGAGGTTGAAGGAAGATGCGGAGAAGGCGGCTTCCAAAGCGGGACTTTGTCTCTACGATCCCAAAGAGATGCTGAGGAAGAACGAGAAGGAATTGCCCAAGGTGATCACAGCTGGATCTGCCAAAGACGAGTGCCGGAAGTAG
- the LOC138125672 gene encoding uncharacterized protein isoform X2, producing the protein MAARSVFKFFTKTCSYTFNSAYSSTVTSASNEKSCKKQHRSCSQPPQKQPRNKRNHSLFQVRKISKSLENLRESRYKDEEEEVQYEVEEEARPSRRNNFPAATDLTVRDPAKEFKDKYAAEEKNEEGNPIYELADGSRNDGNYYDVLEYMKKMEQNKQKHLFVHLQPGNLKPYGSNDNLYCPASFKKGGKIVYPTMTTTAASQMDRKKKKFDDSQYKEYSSYQSEKEYPGYEDTKKVALHEKSSSKSVDVNKMNYSTSCNKTKKASTKAGVEAKGPKLSLSSSFSRRSSTALLKKKKKDKALVESVLEEKNLGGMDQFYQNISESASKRRSSECFLKTESSHDLLGGDRSYNTSTTLQHNNKSSKVICDDYVTVKLGQLQEECRRVKRCKPKKIHFGRLPKLSPPDCPCIEDIPLKEGKPLVRLKKRFEEKEAEKICAQELVCTTPRADANYKIKRKTLPVIQAHECPCEEREMTDFVIRRLPKKKIPEPPKVCIECVGKECCPPRADDNLKVDKKVLPKLEINNCPCVEEEPLRDVPLNRLKPKAVKEPERICKVAAKCDETIRADHGLQVKKKVLPIIKSDCACVEQPPPEDVPPLRRLKKIKYVEKPRPSCETVLCADAVRADKDLKVKQRKLPVFVPQNCPCIEEDIPDVFFQLKRLKPRNVPKEKVKVCVKETCGTRADDGMVVKPKQLPVIEPKECPCIPVELVDVPPLKKLVPKPVVEPPKVCKNLLECIIPRSDENLKVKRKMLPVMPPGSCPCVEPEPPIDTPPLKKLKKKPVTFKRICPVKEKECPPRADENLKVKVKKLPKLEIADCPCIEAEPPEDVKPLRRLKKVHICEPPRICPKLNDCEDIPRADEDDWLYWKRVEVKSAECEPVKTNKRSYSTTSRRHYSTCMSREYDLFKLKYDLATLPTTQLDEKSYNIIIDIKPSAPLILTQKPLEVSKCDSTEVGLKTVKRTKSAPVDCVTFVIYKSNTLGGTKSGMIREAPCTNTLNAPKTN; encoded by the exons ATGGCAGCACGCTCGGTTTTCAAATTCTTCACCAAGACG TGTTCCTACACATTCAACTCGGCATACTCATCTACTGTTACGTCCGCATCAAACGAAAAGAGTTGCAAGAAGCAGCACCGGTCTTGCTCGCAGCCCCCGCAGAAGCAGCcgcgaaacaaaagaaaccACAGCTTGTTCCAAGTCAGGAAGATCTCGAAGTCTTTGGAGAATTTGAGAG AAAGTCGCTACAAagatgaagaagaagaagtgCAGTACGAAGTGGAAGAAGAAGCGAGACCCAGCCGCCGGAACAACTTCCCCGCGGCGACGGATTTGACGGTGAGGGACCCCGCGAAAGAGTTCAAGGACAAGTACGCGGCTGAGGAGAAGAACGAGGAGGGCAACCCTATCTACGAGTTGGCCGACGGGTCGCGCAACGATGGGAACTACTACGACGTGTTGGAATACATGAAGAAGATGGAGCAGAACAAGCAGAAGCACCTGTTCGTCCATCTCCAACCAGGGAATCTGAAGCCGTACGGTTCCAACGACAACTTGTACTGCCCTGCGTCGTTCAAGAAGGGCGGCAAGATTGTCTACCCGACTATGACCACCACGGCTGCCAGCCAGATGGAcaggaagaagaagaaattcgACGACAGCCAGTACAAGGAGTACAGCAGTTACCAGTCGGAGAAAGAGTACCCGGGATACGAGGACACGAAGAAGGTGGCGTTGCACGAGAAGAGCTCGTCGAAAAGCGTCGACGTGAACAAGATGAACTACAGTACGAGTTGCAACAAGACGAAGAAAGCGTCGACCAAGGCGGGGGTCGAGGCCAAAGGACCCAAATTGTCTCTGAGCTCGAGCTTCTCCAGACGGTCGAGTACAGCGCTgctgaagaagaagaagaaagacAAGGCCCTGGTGGAGAGCGTGCTCGAAGAGAAGAATCTGGGAGGGATGGATCAGTTCTACCAGAACATCAGCGAGTCGGCATCGAAGAGAAGGAGCAGCGAGTGCTTTCTGAAAACTGAGTCGAGTCACGACTTGTTGGGCGGCGATCGAAGCTACAACACTTCGACCACGCTGCAACACAACAACAAATCTTCGAAGGTCATTTGCGACGACTACGTGACCGTGAAATTGGGACAGCTGCAGGAAGAGTGTCGCCGAGTGAAGAGATGCAAACCTAAGAAGATTCATTTCGGCAGGTTGCCCAAATTGTCTCCGCCTGATTGTCCCTGCATCGAAGACATCCCCCTGAAGGAGGGCAAGCCTTTGGTGCGTCTCAAGAAACGGTTCGAGGAGAAGGAAGCGGAGAAGATTTGCGCGCAGGAACTGGTGTGCACCACGCCGCGAGCCGACGCCAATTACAAAATCAAGAGGAAGACTCTTCCGGTGATCCAGGCGCACGAGTGTCCGTGCGAGGAGCGCGAGATGACCGATTTCGTGATTCGCAGGCTGCCCAAGAAGAAGATTCCGGAGCCGCCGAAGGTGTGCATCGAGTGCGTGGGCAAGGAGTGTTGTCCCCCGCGCGCCGACGACAACCTCAAGGTCGACAAGAAGGTGTTGCCGAAGCTCGAGATCAACAATTGTCCTTGCGTGGAAGAGGAGCCGTTGAGGGACGTGCCGCTCAACAGACTCAAGCCGAAAGCGGTGAAGGAACCGGAGAGGATTTGTAAGGTGGCAGCTAAGTGCGACGAGACGATAAGGGCCGACCACGGGCTTCAGGTGAAGAAGAAGGTCTTACCGATCATCAAGTCGGACTGCGCGTGCGTGGAGCAGCCGCCCCCGGAAGACGTGCCGCCGCTCCGCAGACTGAAGAAGATCAAGTACGTGGAGAAGCCGAGGCCGAGTTGCGAGACGGTGCTGTGCGCGGACGCGGTCCGAGCAGATAAGGACTTGAAAGTGAAGCAAAGGAAGCTTCCGGTTTTTGTGCCACAAAACTGTCCTTGCATCGAAGAGGACATCCCAGACGTGTTCTTTCAGCTGAAAAG GTTGAAGCCGAGGAATGTACCCAAGGAGAAGGTGAAGGTGTGCGTCAAGGAAACCTGCGGAACACGCGCCGATGACGGCATGGTCGTCAAACCGAAGCAGCTGCCCGTGATCGAGCCCAAGGAGTGTCCTTGCATCCCGGTCGAGCTGGTGGATGTTCCTCCTTTGAAGAAGCTGGTCCCCAAACCGGTGGTGGAACCGCCGAAAGTTTGCAAAAATCTGTTGGAGTGCATCATTCCaagatcggacgagaacctgAAAGTTAAGAGGAAAATGTTGCCGGTCATGCCTCCAGGTTCTTGTCCTTGCGTCGAACCGGAACCCCCCATAGACACACCTCCTTTGAAGAAACTCAAAAAGAAACCGGTCACGTTCAAGAGGATATGTCCCGTCAAGGAGAAAGAGTGTCCACCGAGGGCCGACGAGAACCTCAAGGTGAAAGTGAAGAAACTGCCAAAGCTGGAAATCGCAGATTGTCCTTGCATCGAGGCGGAACCACCGGAAGATGTGAAACCCTTGCGCAGACTGAAGAAAGTACACATTTGCGAACCACCGAGGATTTGTCCCAAGCTTAACGACTGCGAGGACATTCCTAGAGCCGACGAAGACGATTGGTTGTACTGGAAACGAGTAGAAGTGAAGAGTGCTGAGTGCGAGCCGGTCAAGACAAACAAGAGATCGTACAGTACCACATCTAGGAGGCATTACAGCACTTGCATGAGCAGAGAGTACGATCTGTTCAAGCTGAAGTACGATTTGGCCACTTTGCCCACGACGCAGCTCGACGAGAAGTCTTACAACATCATAATCGACATCAAGCCTTCGGCGCCGCTCATTCTGACCCAGAAACCCTTAGAAGTGAGCAAATGCGACAGCACGGAGGTCGGTTTGAAAACGGTGAAACGCACCAAGTCGGCGCCGGTCGACTGCGTCACCTTCGTCATCTACAAGAGCAACACGCTCGGCGGTACCAAGTCGGGAATGATCAGAGAAG CACCCTGTACGAATACTCTGAACGCACCAAAGACAAACTGA